Genomic window (Bacteroidales bacterium):
TTTCATCGATTTTCCATAAGCCTTTATCATTATCTGCAATCCATAAATCCCCGTTTTCATCATAACGGGCATCGTTCGGACGGATATTCCCGGGATTGTAGGAATAATAACTGCTTTCAGGGGAACCATCAGACTTAAAGACATCAACCGTCAGATAATTACACACCAGCAACCGGTCGTTGGAAACAAGCATACTGGTGCGGTTGGAGTGATTGGTCGGATTGAAATATTCCCAGCCTGACTCCTTCTTTACATATAATGAATCCTTATCCCAGACCATCTTTGTGGAATTGGCATAAATCCTTCCACCGAAAGCGGCGATAAGGTTATAATTATTATCCGGAGCAGGCAGTCCGCTTTCCTTTACCCAATTGTCGAAATAAGCCAGGTTTGTTGATGCATCAGCAGAATAAATCCCCTTCTCGGTTGCGGCATAGAATCGATTATCATCGCCTTTTGTCAGTGCATTCACATTGATTTGTGTCCCCAGCGGACCAATCAGGTAGGTATCATGAATCTCTTCCCTTTCAATATCCAGCACAACAATGCCAAATCCACAGGACAAATAAGCATACTTCCCGGAAATTAAAATCTTGTTGATGGTTTTATTCCCCAAAATTGGTTTGCGTTTGATATCAGGAATATTGATCACCACTTCATCTTTGATCAGGTCAACATTAGTGTTGGAATATGCGATAACCAGTGTATTCTCTTCATTACTATAAGCAATGCAGCTGATTCCGACATCTGATAATCCGTTTACCTTATTCCTCCTGCCGATGCTGTTATCAGTTTTGTCAAAATAATAAATACTGCTGGCTGTTGCTGCATAAATACGGTCATCACCAGTAGCAACACTGATGGCTTTATAATAGGGAAGGTGGTCGCGCCACTGCCCGATACCTATGACTTGCGCCTGAAGCAGGCTGCTAAAAAAAGAAAAAATAAGGGCAAGCAGCACTATATGGGTTCTGTAATTCATTCGGATGATTATTGAGCAAGGTTGATCTTATGATGAAAAACGGTTTGATTCATGAGCAATGAATCTATAAAGGAACGTTCAGGGAATAAAAAGTTGTATCATCTTTACAATATTACAATAAAAAAGAATAATGGAAAATGAATGTCAGCCTTCAGGCCCAGGATCAATTGATGCTTACCAATCGTCTCAATATATTTTCTTTTTTTTGTTATTCAGGTAAGGGTATTTTCACTTTCCTGTGTATGATAAGTATTCGTTGACTAAATAATCCTATGAAAAACGCTCTTTTAAAAGAAATCGCACTCAGTGAAGCCGGGCTGATTTTTAACCCGGTAACCGGTGAATCCTTCACGGTAAACCCTATTGGAATCAGTATACTAAACCTCCTGAAACAAGGAAAGGATCTGGATACGATCTGCCAGTTGCTGCTGGAAGAGTATAATGTTGAAGCTGCCATCGTTGAACGCGATGTGATGGATTTCATCAGTCTGTTGAAACAATTTCAATTAACCGGGCAGGATGAAAAGGAAAATTAATATAGCTGTCACAGGGCTTAATGCCATTGATAGTCCGGGGCCGGGTGTACCTGTAATACGGGGTTTGCTTGAGGCTAAATCCTTTGATGCCCATGTTATCGGGCTTGCTTATGAATCATTGGAGCCCGGAGTTTATATGAACAACCATGCCCATCGTTCTTACCTTATTCCCTACCCCACTGATGGCATTGATGCATTGCGGGACCGGCTCCTGTATATTCACAGCAAAGAGATGATTGATGTGATTATCCCGAATTTTGATGCAGAGCTTTTCTCCTTTATGAAACTGGAACCTGAACTCAGGCAGGCAGGGATTCATATGTGCCTCCCGACTTTTGACCAGTTTGAAGAGCGGCAAAAGGTCAATCTCACCGATTTTGGTAAGAAATACAATATCCCTGTACCTGAAGGTATTGCTGTTTCTTCTGTCAGGGAACTCGAAAAAACCTGTAAAGACCTAAAATACCCTGTTATGGTCAAGGGCAGGTATTATGAAGCATTCGCTGCCTACAATTTTGAACAGGCAAAGGGGTATTTCGCTAAGATCAGCTCAAAATGGGGACTTCCCATCGTGGTACAACAGTTTGTAAGAGGTACAGAACTGAATGTAATTGGCCTGGGTGACGGACAAGGAAACACCCTGGCTGCTGTCGCCATGCGCAAACAGTACATCACGGATAAAGGAAAAGCATGGGCCGGAATTACCATCAATGATCCTGCCTTGATTCAGATGACCCGCCATTTCATCACTTCCACACATTGGAGAGGGGCTTTTGAACTTGAGATTATGAAATCAGAAGATGGGAAATACTACCTGATGGAGATAAATCCCAGGATCCCGGCATGGGTTTACCTGGCCATTGCAACCGGACAAAATATCCCGGAATCAATTGTTAACCTGGCGATGGGAAATGAAGTAAAAGCCTTCGATACCTATGAAGTGGGGAAAATGTTTATCCGATACTCCTATGATATGATTGTCGACCGATCCAACTTTGAAAAATTCTCAGTGTTCGGTGAGTTGACTCCATGATGGTGATCCTTTTTCATTTGATGTTTAAACAGATTCAATAATATAAATACATTCTGCAAGTGGTTACACCTGGCTATGTACCACTTAATAAAGCAGAACCATTCAATCTCATACCCTCTATGACTAAAAAAGCTTATGAACGCCCGTTGATAAAGAAACTGGAAACGGGTATGCCGGGAAAATTCGGCTTACGAAATGACCTGGCACCTACTACCCATATCGATGAGGTAGCCGTGAAGGACTTAATGGAAAAATTCGGTTCCCCTCTTTTTGTAATGAGTGAACGAACCATTGTCCAAACGCTGAATAAGGCTAAAAGGGCCTTTAATACCCGTTATCCCAGGGTGCAGTTTGCCTGGTCATATAAAACCAATTACATGGATGCCATATGCAGGATTTTCCACCGGGAAGGTGCCTGGGCAGAGGTAGTTTCAGGTTTTGAATATGAGAAAGCATTAAGGAATGGTGTGGATGGGAAGAAAATCATTTTCAACGGACCTGAAAAATCAAGGCCTGACCTGGAAAAAGCCATTCGCAATGATTCTCTGATCCACATCGATCACCTGGATGAATTGTATGAACTGGTAGAAATAGCCGGCGAATTGAATGTGAAACCCAGGGTAGCTATCCGAATTAACATGGATACAGGGATTTATCCCCAGTGGGACCGGTTTGGCTTCAATCTCGAAAATGGACAGGCCTGGGATGCCATTAATAAGATCATGCATTCCGGTAAAATGGAGCTGGTGGGCTTACATTGCCATATCGGAACTTTTATCCTTAGTCCGGGAGCTTACGGAATCGCAGCAACCAAACTGTCGCAACTGGCGGTGGATATCAGGACAAAATATAATGTTACCGTAAAGTACCTCGACCTGGGAGGAGGGTTTGCCTCAAAAAATACCCTGAAAGGTTCTTATCTGCCCGGGCCTGATATCAATCCGGGATTTGATGACTATGCCGAAGCCATTGCTACAAGTCTGCATAACTCCGGCTTTGAAACGCATGAACTTCCTTTGCTGATCCTGGAAACAGGCAGGGCATTGATTGATGAAGCCGGTTACCTGCTCACCACGGTATTAGGCAATAAACGCCTGGCTTCCGGAGGCCGCTCAACCATCATTGATGCCGGAGTAAACCTGCTATTCACCTCTTTCTGGTACGACCATAAAGTTGCACCGGCTCAATCATTTTCACTTTACAGGGAAGAAACCCTCATTTGTGGTCCTCTATGTATGAATATTGATGTGATCAGGAATGCCATAAGTCTGCCTCTTTTAAACAAAGGTGATCGTTTAGTGATTTTCAATACCGGGGCTTATAATATGACCCAGTGGATGCAATTCATCACCATGCGCCCGGCTATTGTTCTCATCCGAACCAATGGAGAAGTCCACCAGATCAGGAGAAAAGAGGAGATCGAAACCCTGACAAATTCCGAAATTGTTCCCGAGTTTCTCTTGTAGAAACACCTCCAAAAGGATACATTATGTTTTTTAAAACTTGAGGTCGTATGTTTTCTTTGCATAATTTTAGTATCTTCACCACCGAAAATAACAGGAAGGGCTTCCTCTTATGTTCGACCGGGCATAATTTATTGTCGTCCGGTTGCATGGAAATCCGGCCTGTTGCCATGCAACTTTTAACCCAATTTCACCTCTATGATCCACTATTCAGACTTTGCCATCATCGAAGGGCTAAGGCTCCATAGTGATTATATTATTAAATATGTCTACAAGGAATTCTTCCCTTCCATCAGGTATTTAATTAAAACAAATGCAGGCCTGGAAGAAGATGCAGAAGACATATTTCAGGAAGC
Coding sequences:
- a CDS encoding PqqD family protein; amino-acid sequence: MKNALLKEIALSEAGLIFNPVTGESFTVNPIGISILNLLKQGKDLDTICQLLLEEYNVEAAIVERDVMDFISLLKQFQLTGQDEKEN
- a CDS encoding ATP-grasp domain-containing protein — its product is MKRKINIAVTGLNAIDSPGPGVPVIRGLLEAKSFDAHVIGLAYESLEPGVYMNNHAHRSYLIPYPTDGIDALRDRLLYIHSKEMIDVIIPNFDAELFSFMKLEPELRQAGIHMCLPTFDQFEERQKVNLTDFGKKYNIPVPEGIAVSSVRELEKTCKDLKYPVMVKGRYYEAFAAYNFEQAKGYFAKISSKWGLPIVVQQFVRGTELNVIGLGDGQGNTLAAVAMRKQYITDKGKAWAGITINDPALIQMTRHFITSTHWRGAFELEIMKSEDGKYYLMEINPRIPAWVYLAIATGQNIPESIVNLAMGNEVKAFDTYEVGKMFIRYSYDMIVDRSNFEKFSVFGELTP
- a CDS encoding diaminopimelate decarboxylase, coding for MTKKAYERPLIKKLETGMPGKFGLRNDLAPTTHIDEVAVKDLMEKFGSPLFVMSERTIVQTLNKAKRAFNTRYPRVQFAWSYKTNYMDAICRIFHREGAWAEVVSGFEYEKALRNGVDGKKIIFNGPEKSRPDLEKAIRNDSLIHIDHLDELYELVEIAGELNVKPRVAIRINMDTGIYPQWDRFGFNLENGQAWDAINKIMHSGKMELVGLHCHIGTFILSPGAYGIAATKLSQLAVDIRTKYNVTVKYLDLGGGFASKNTLKGSYLPGPDINPGFDDYAEAIATSLHNSGFETHELPLLILETGRALIDEAGYLLTTVLGNKRLASGGRSTIIDAGVNLLFTSFWYDHKVAPAQSFSLYREETLICGPLCMNIDVIRNAISLPLLNKGDRLVIFNTGAYNMTQWMQFITMRPAIVLIRTNGEVHQIRRKEEIETLTNSEIVPEFLL